In the genome of Mycobacterium kansasii ATCC 12478, one region contains:
- a CDS encoding ParB/RepB/Spo0J family partition protein: MTQPSRRKGGLGRGLASLIPTGPADGESGPSFGPRMGSATADVVIGGPALDASPMGAVYREIAPSDIEANPRQPRQVFDQEALQELVHSIREFGLLQPIVVRAIEATPSGAHYQIVMGERRWRAAQEAGLATIPAIVRETGDDSLLRDALLENIHRVQLNPLEEAAAYQQLLDEFGVTHDELAARIGRSRPLITNMIRLLKLPIPVQRRVAAGVLSAGHARALLSLEAGPEAQEELASRIVAEGLSVRATEEAVTLANRAGTSTPTPPRRKPIHMPGLQDVAERLSTAFDTRVTVSLGKRKGKIVVEFGSVDDLQRIIGLMTDANA, from the coding sequence ATGACGCAGCCGTCACGCCGGAAAGGCGGCCTTGGGCGGGGACTGGCTTCGCTGATACCCACCGGTCCCGCCGACGGTGAGTCCGGGCCGTCGTTCGGCCCACGGATGGGGTCGGCGACCGCCGACGTCGTGATCGGCGGGCCCGCGCTCGATGCCAGCCCGATGGGTGCGGTGTACCGCGAGATCGCTCCGTCGGACATCGAGGCCAATCCCCGGCAACCACGCCAGGTTTTCGACCAGGAGGCACTGCAGGAATTGGTGCACTCGATCCGCGAGTTCGGGCTCCTGCAGCCAATCGTGGTGCGGGCGATCGAGGCAACGCCAAGCGGTGCGCACTACCAAATCGTGATGGGGGAGCGACGTTGGCGCGCTGCCCAAGAGGCCGGCCTGGCCACGATTCCCGCTATCGTGCGCGAAACCGGTGACGATAGTCTGCTGCGCGATGCCCTATTGGAAAACATCCATCGGGTCCAGTTGAACCCGCTGGAGGAGGCAGCCGCCTACCAACAGCTACTCGATGAATTCGGCGTCACCCACGATGAACTGGCCGCACGCATCGGCCGGTCGCGCCCGTTGATCACCAACATGATCCGGTTGCTCAAGCTGCCAATCCCCGTTCAGCGGCGGGTCGCCGCAGGGGTGTTGTCGGCTGGTCATGCGCGTGCGCTGCTGTCGCTAGAGGCTGGGCCGGAGGCACAGGAGGAACTGGCGAGCCGAATCGTCGCCGAGGGTCTGTCGGTGCGAGCCACTGAGGAGGCCGTCACGCTGGCCAACCGGGCCGGTACCAGCACACCAACTCCGCCGCGGCGCAAACCGATCCACATGCCCGGGCTTCAAGACGTTGCCGAGCGTCTATCGACCGCCTTCGACACCCGGGTCACGGTCAGCCTTGGCAAACGCAAGGGCAAGATCGTGGTCGAGTTCGGTTCGGTGGACGATTTGCAGCGGATCATCGGCTTGATGACCGATGCAAACGCGTGA